A genome region from Microplitis demolitor isolate Queensland-Clemson2020A chromosome 1, iyMicDemo2.1a, whole genome shotgun sequence includes the following:
- the LOC103577782 gene encoding isocitrate dehydrogenase [NAD] subunit gamma, mitochondrial translates to MAARSLVRYIQSKSITPQIHRCAASLSAFEIQHKTPAIKKVMPIPKAHYGGRHTVTLLPGAGIGPELMGYVKEIFSYAGVPVDFEDIDIDPNADNNDDLEYAITSIRRNGVALKGNIETRSREIGVLSRNVALRNELDLYVNVVHCVSYPGVNSRQKNIDIVIVRQNTEGEYAMLEHESVDGVVESMKIITRSNSERLARYAFEYAKRNGRKKVTTVHKANIMKLSDGLFLEVSKEVAKNYPEIIHDNMIIDNTCMQLVSNPHQFDVILTTNLYGAIVSNVVCGLLGGAGLLAGKNFGDQYTVFEPGTRNTGAKIAGKNIANPIAMLNAAVDMLRHLGHKQHATIIQTAINKTINSGIHTADLGGNATSREVVDSILNHIKIAVN, encoded by the exons atggcagCACGTTCTTTGGTAAGATATATTCAATCAAAATCAATTACACCGCAAATACATCGTTGCGCGGCATCATTGTCTGCATTCGAAATTCAACATAAAACACCagctattaaaaaagtaatgcCTATTCCTAAAGCTCATTACGGTGGTCGTCATACAGTTACATTGTTACCTGGTGCTGGAATTGGACCTGAACTTATGGGTTACGTTAAAGag ATTTTCAGCTATGCTGGAGTACCAGTTGACTTTGAAGACATTGACATTGATCCAAATGCAGACAATAATGATGATCTTGAGTATGCTATTACTTCGATAAGACGTAATGGAGTTGCATTGAAAGGTAATATTGAAACACGAAGTAGAGAAATTGGAGTACTTTCTCGTAATGTAGCTTTACGTAATGAACTTGATTTGTATGTAAATGTCGTTCATTGTGTTTCTTATCCGGGTGTTAATTCACGtcagaaaaatattgacatcGTTATAGTACGTCAAAATACTGAAGGAGAGTATGCTATGTTGGAACATGAAAGTGTTGATGGAGTTGTTGAAAGTATGAAAATCATAACAAGATCAAATTCTGAACGTTTAGCACGTTATGCTTTTGAGTATGCTAAACGTAATGGTAGAAAAAAGGTTACAACCGTTCATAAAGCAAATATTATGAAACTTTCTGatggattatttttagaaGTATCAAAAGAAGTTGCAAAAAATTATCCTGAAATTATTCATGATAAtatgattattgataataCATGTATGCAACTTGTATCAAATCCTCACCAATTTGATGTTATTTTAACAACAAATTTATATGGCGCAATCGTATCTAATGTAGTTTGTGGATTACTTGGAGGTGCTGGATTACTTGCcggtaaaaattttggtgatcAATATACTGTTTTTGAACCCGGTACTCGTAATACTGGTGCTAAAATTGctggaaaaaatattgctaATCCAATAGCAATGTTAAATGCTGCTGTTGATATGTTACGTCATCTTGGCCACAAACAACATGCTACCATAATTCAAACTGccattaataaaacaattaattctGGTATTCACACGGCTGATCTTGGTGGTAATGCAACGAGCCGGGAGGTCGTCGATAGTATTTTGAACCATATTAAAATTGCAGTAAATTAA
- the LOC106693107 gene encoding CCAAT/enhancer-binding protein zeta, translating into MIKSNSNETKWYSEFPKESKPCKHSRSDFEVIKLKEDAKKHLDAETAGFQMKKSTVRDSEYNWLKTAASSGTNADKIGANILFIQENPKYNLSRLINLVSQVKGSRHSHSNILITSLRDLFLSDLLHPQYKLLKFEEQNLDKIAASNESTITNRDGQTKKLLAYWYFEDQLREQYEKFITYLSVVASDTIDTNREQAISIMTDLLIGNSEQEHQLLLLLVNKIGDPKSKVASKVIFCLNNLLLEHPNMKIIVLRELEKLLFRKNINHHAQYYAISLLTQFVLSREDSETATNLIDVYFAFFKACLKKGEPDSKMMAAILTGVNRAYPFANKETIKINDHIDSVYKVVHVGSFNVSLNALSLLYQVVENDVQQERRFYTALYGKLLDPQIGSAKKGAVFLNLLFKAMKNDKSVTRLYAFVKRVLQICSYFPACMICATLYIILQILQSRKDLKQILFKSTVPLKTEDNENEDKNNDDNEDDTEEKNKLTVKNNGNKKSQANIILPNVIFDSTSTDDTNEKSITDIKIEQDNTLFYDPFSINPLKSGAIKSPVVELIALSNHFHPSVALFARNIIEGKVINYTGDPLEDLTLMRFLDRYVFKNPKKLEEKKAKSNDPLSVRAKYIPKGIRSVPIDSHAYLNEREERIPVDELFLYRYLNKKNEIKNIVKKEDGDDSDNDSINSEEFNYLLDKLNGDKDFEELDIAGDLGSFKKNKKRSNDESDDDSDNGQDDDEIDDDFDEDESMNDEDFENMSDMDVDDDDASDMEFIDNDDDDDNNTALKKSVQSVLKKNKNLKDKKKKLKHKIDDNVFMSAEKFAEILEQQGRSKQKQGSSNVMSDVDGASVKQLDWEIKRNKKISGKFGGIKKFKFTESGAVSRKNVKKFKKRN; encoded by the coding sequence ATGATTAAATCAAATAGTAACGAAACTAAATGGTACAGTGAATTTCCGAAAGAAAGTAAACCTTGTAAACATTCTCGTAGTGATTttgaagtaataaaattaaaagaagatGCTAAAAAACATTTGGATGCAGAGACAGCTggatttcaaatgaaaaaatcaacTGTAAGAGATTCAGAGTATAATTGGTTAAAAACAGCAGCATCAAGTGGTACAAATGCTGATAAAATAGGAGCTAatattctttttattcaaGAAAATCCAAAATATAATCTCAGTCGATTAATTAATCTTGTTTCACAAGTTAAAGGTTCTAGACATAGTCACAGTAATATATTGATTACATCTTTACGTgatctttttttatctgatttaCTTCATCCTCAATacaagcttttaaaatttgaagaacaaaatttagataaaattgCAGCATCAAATGAATCTACAATAACTAATAGGGATggtcaaactaaaaaattactcgcTTACTGGTATTTTGAAGATCAATTACGTGaacaatatgaaaaatttatcacatatTTATCAGTAGTAGCATCAGATACCATTGATACTAATCGTGAACAAGCAATTTCTATAATGACTGATTTATTAATCGGTAATTCTGAACAAGAACATCAACTTCTTTTGTTGTTAGTGAATAAAATAGGTGATCCAAAATCTAAAGTTGCttctaaagttattttttgtctaAATAATCTTTTGTTGGAGCATccaaatatgaaaataattgttctaagagaattagaaaaattattattccgaaaaaatataaatcatcaTGCTCAATATTATGCAATAAGTTTACTTACACAATTTGTTTTAAGTCGTGAAGATTCAGAGACAGCGACAAATTTAATAGACGTatattttgcattttttaaagcaTGTTTAAAAAAAGGTGAACCTGATAGTAAAATGATGGCAGCTATTTTAACTGGCGTTAATCGGGCTTATCCTTTTGCTAATaaagaaacaattaaaataaatgatcataTTGATTCCGTTTATAAAGTTGTTCATGTTGGTTCATTTAATGTTTCTCTTAATGCTCTTAGTTTGCTTTATCAAGTTGTTGAAAATGATGTACAACAAGAACGTAGATTTTATACAGCATTGTATGGTAAATTATTAGATCCACAAATTGGTTCTGCTAAAAAAGGTgctgtttttttaaatcttttatttaaagctatgaaaaatgataaaagtgtAACACGGCTTTATGCTTTTGTTAAAAGAGTATTACAAATTTGTTCATATTTTCCGGCTTGTATGATATGTGCTACTTTGTACATTATATTACAGATTTTGCAATCAAGAAAAGATTTaaaacagattttatttaaaagtacagTTCCACTTAAAACTGAAgataatgaaaatgaagataaaaataatgatgataatgaagacgatactgaagaaaaaaataaattaacagtaaaaaataatggaaataaaaaatcacaagctaatattattttacctaATGTCATTTTTGATTCTACAAGTACTGATGATACTAATGAAAAATCTATAAcagatattaaaattgaacaagataatacattattttatgatCCATTTTCTATAAATCCATTAAAATCAGGAGCAATTAAATCTCCAGTTGTTGAACTTATTGCTCTTTCGAATCATTTTCATCCAAGTGTTGCTTTATTCGCTCGTAATATTATCGAAggaaaagttataaattatacggGTGATCCACTGGAAGATTTAACCTTGATGAGATTTTTAGATAGATATGTATTTAAGAATCCGAAAAaattggaagaaaaaaaagctaaaagtAATGATCCACTTTCAGTAAGGGCTAAATATATACCAAAAGGAATACGTTCGGTTCCGATTGATAGCCATGcatatttaaatgaaagagAAGAACGTATTCCTGTTGatgaattgtttttatatcGTTATcttaataagaaaaatgaaattaaaaatattgttaagaaAGAAGATGGTGATGATAGTGATAATGATAGTATTAACAGCgaggaatttaattatttattggataAACTTAATGGTGATAAAGATTTTGAGGAATTAGATATTGCTGGAGATCTTGGAtcatttaagaaaaataaaaaacgatcGAATGATGAAAGTGATGATGACTCTGACAATGGAcaagatgatgatgaaattGATGATGATTTTGATGAAGATGAATCAATGAATGATGAAGACTTTGAAAATATGAGTGACATGGatgtagatgatgatgatgcaaGTGATATGGAATTTAtcgataatgatgatgatgatgataataatactgctctgaaaaaatcagtacaatccgttttgaagaaaaataaaaatttgaaagataaaaagaagaaattaaaacacaaaattgatgataatgtATTTATGTCAGCAGAAAAATTTGCTGAAATACTTGAACAGCAAGGACGATCTAAACAGAAACAAGGTAGTTCAAATGTAATGAGTGATGTTGATGGGGCCAGTGTTAAACAATTGGACTGGgagataaaaagaaataaaaaaatttctggcaAGTTTGgcggtataaaaaaatttaaatttactgaatCTGGCGCTGTGTCtcgtaaaaatgtaaaaaaatttaaaaaaagaaattaa
- the LOC103577781 gene encoding chromobox protein homolog 1 isoform X3: protein MSKSKESPSSDNEAEEEFSVEKVLDRRVVKGKVEYFLKWKGYSNDENTWEPEENLDCPDLIAQFEEQRKKKEAAASNKRHEEKDSKKRKSSSTPTPTHAKKKMTDDKDKKPEGFDRNLEPERIIGATDSSGELMFLMKWKGTEDADLVAARVANERCPQIVIKFYEERLTWHSPTHDEEGSNKPDPE from the exons ATGAGCAAGTCCAAGGAATCTCCATCTTCTGACAACGAGGCTGAAGAAGAATTCAGCGTCGAGAAAGTTCTTGATAGACGAGTTGTTAAGGGCAag gtTGAGTATTTTCTTAAATGGAAAGGTTACTCAAACGACGAAAACACCTGGGAACCCGAAGAAAACTTGGATTGCCCTGACTTGATCGCCCAATTTGAGGAACAGCGCAAAAAGAAAGAAGCTGCTGCCAGTAACAAACGGCATGAAGAAAAAGATTCAAAGAAACGAAAAAGTTCAAGTACTCCGACACCAACTCACGCCAAAAAAAAGATGACAGATGACAAAGACAAAAAACCTGAAG gatttgACAGAAACCTTGAACCTGAACGTATCATCGGTGCTACTGATTCAAGTGGAGAACTTATGTTCCTTATGAAGTGGAAAGGTACGGAGGATGCTGACCTAGTCGCAGCACGTGTTGCCAATGAGAGGTGTCCACAAAtcgtcattaaattttacgaaGAAAGACTAACATGGCATAGCCCGACGCATGATGAAGAGGGTTCCAACAAACCTGATCCTGAGTAG
- the LOC103577781 gene encoding chromobox protein homolog 1 isoform X2, which produces MCPVKRMSKSKESPSSDNEAEEEFSVEKVLDRRVVKGKVEYFLKWKGYSNDENTWEPEENLDCPDLIAQFEEQRKKKEAAASNKRHEEKDSKKRKSSSTPTPTHAKKKMTDDKDKKPEGFDRNLEPERIIGATDSSGELMFLMKWKGTEDADLVAARVANERCPQIVIKFYEERLTWHSPTHDEEGSNKPDPE; this is translated from the exons atgtgCCCTGTA AAAAGAATGAGCAAGTCCAAGGAATCTCCATCTTCTGACAACGAGGCTGAAGAAGAATTCAGCGTCGAGAAAGTTCTTGATAGACGAGTTGTTAAGGGCAag gtTGAGTATTTTCTTAAATGGAAAGGTTACTCAAACGACGAAAACACCTGGGAACCCGAAGAAAACTTGGATTGCCCTGACTTGATCGCCCAATTTGAGGAACAGCGCAAAAAGAAAGAAGCTGCTGCCAGTAACAAACGGCATGAAGAAAAAGATTCAAAGAAACGAAAAAGTTCAAGTACTCCGACACCAACTCACGCCAAAAAAAAGATGACAGATGACAAAGACAAAAAACCTGAAG gatttgACAGAAACCTTGAACCTGAACGTATCATCGGTGCTACTGATTCAAGTGGAGAACTTATGTTCCTTATGAAGTGGAAAGGTACGGAGGATGCTGACCTAGTCGCAGCACGTGTTGCCAATGAGAGGTGTCCACAAAtcgtcattaaattttacgaaGAAAGACTAACATGGCATAGCCCGACGCATGATGAAGAGGGTTCCAACAAACCTGATCCTGAGTAG
- the LOC103577781 gene encoding chromobox protein homolog 3 isoform X1 has product MKKVQKRMSKSKESPSSDNEAEEEFSVEKVLDRRVVKGKVEYFLKWKGYSNDENTWEPEENLDCPDLIAQFEEQRKKKEAAASNKRHEEKDSKKRKSSSTPTPTHAKKKMTDDKDKKPEGFDRNLEPERIIGATDSSGELMFLMKWKGTEDADLVAARVANERCPQIVIKFYEERLTWHSPTHDEEGSNKPDPE; this is encoded by the exons ATGAAAAAAGTTCaa AAAAGAATGAGCAAGTCCAAGGAATCTCCATCTTCTGACAACGAGGCTGAAGAAGAATTCAGCGTCGAGAAAGTTCTTGATAGACGAGTTGTTAAGGGCAag gtTGAGTATTTTCTTAAATGGAAAGGTTACTCAAACGACGAAAACACCTGGGAACCCGAAGAAAACTTGGATTGCCCTGACTTGATCGCCCAATTTGAGGAACAGCGCAAAAAGAAAGAAGCTGCTGCCAGTAACAAACGGCATGAAGAAAAAGATTCAAAGAAACGAAAAAGTTCAAGTACTCCGACACCAACTCACGCCAAAAAAAAGATGACAGATGACAAAGACAAAAAACCTGAAG gatttgACAGAAACCTTGAACCTGAACGTATCATCGGTGCTACTGATTCAAGTGGAGAACTTATGTTCCTTATGAAGTGGAAAGGTACGGAGGATGCTGACCTAGTCGCAGCACGTGTTGCCAATGAGAGGTGTCCACAAAtcgtcattaaattttacgaaGAAAGACTAACATGGCATAGCCCGACGCATGATGAAGAGGGTTCCAACAAACCTGATCCTGAGTAG